Proteins encoded within one genomic window of Pedosphaera parvula Ellin514:
- a CDS encoding discoidin domain-containing protein: MKFRAGCNQATRWKLRAARGFTLMELLVVIATIAFLLPIKARADTNSAATYLNCLLDFERYAETIWTDASYSNSPPNSGYWGDGASGGNGGIRGSSGVAVSYAVLVKAFPNDPKNATRISRITKALNYAANTHVSGTNVCKDGLKWGHDWQTAEWGSSMGFACVLVQSNLSTATVQACQRAVADEATYRSGVAPASGYISDTKAEENGWDSNILALGAAWMSTNANAGAWLTASKQYLANTYTVANTNGDPLASWVTTVTLYPDFALQNHGFYHPTYEMVAGMSMGDSLLMARQANSAIAAQLQPFAEHNVINVWNQLTNMVMDSGEFAYPAGLDWALHDYEQNSYVAWLAAHFNDPMARWADGKLAQLVRYRQQVNGDGRFVGESEPNGFYREAVEAKRTAIAYLHWANADFLDGSSVAPGSDVSFFSDVQVITHRSSFSFFSLSYGSRIMGMIEVPATPGPTNTFVASPKLPGMIGLGALGNPTAATLISFVTNANGFDAELRLQNGTQGTTEVYVKSTGETVAIVEVPYPAGGVAPGAVGSFTVGMENDPLCGGSRLVEWGSGSTNILNRSGTASNISNNWVCVSGRYGMAAGPDGYFSYKTATGYNRLGAAEDALQFVPQNTLGARYAVWFPGKTAVQTMSGATNISWSLTSSNAVLTFPGLGGAMEQITVAVPNIVPYPAYNAPVSNITASSSQSGYPPTRAIDGDANTFWVSSGTTQGQGPTAAHPEWLKFDFSRSVNISRVSITPRVNYGPKAVQVFIGTNLAFSTTMSNASLTVPLNPPMQGTNAQLLITSSYDPSYPGNSRNVQVVEVAFLERAQPGTFADWSIQHFTDAQLANAAIGGALGDADGDGVPNLLEFITGNDPWSPDASLAAIQPVGTGAGNYRFRFRERPSLGGITRQFQSSADLSSWGTATPVSVSVVANFGNVRVFEASFPVTNSMQYFRVNYTQ, translated from the coding sequence ATGAAGTTCAGGGCAGGATGCAATCAGGCAACCCGTTGGAAGCTGCGGGCCGCCAGAGGATTCACGCTCATGGAATTGCTGGTGGTGATTGCGACCATTGCATTTCTTCTGCCAATCAAGGCCCGGGCGGATACTAATTCAGCTGCGACCTATCTGAACTGTCTGCTCGATTTCGAGCGCTATGCCGAAACCATATGGACGGATGCATCGTATTCCAACAGTCCACCCAATTCCGGTTATTGGGGCGATGGTGCGAGTGGTGGCAATGGCGGTATTCGCGGTTCCAGTGGAGTGGCTGTTTCTTATGCGGTGTTGGTAAAGGCTTTTCCGAATGATCCAAAGAATGCAACACGCATCAGCAGGATTACCAAAGCGCTGAATTACGCCGCAAATACCCATGTGAGCGGCACGAACGTCTGCAAGGATGGTTTGAAATGGGGGCACGATTGGCAAACTGCTGAATGGGGCAGTTCGATGGGGTTTGCGTGCGTGCTGGTGCAAAGCAATTTGTCCACGGCAACAGTGCAGGCCTGCCAGAGGGCAGTGGCGGATGAAGCAACTTATCGGTCGGGTGTGGCACCGGCTTCGGGTTATATCAGCGATACCAAAGCTGAGGAAAATGGATGGGATAGTAATATTCTCGCGCTCGGAGCGGCATGGATGAGTACGAACGCCAATGCTGGAGCATGGCTCACCGCATCCAAACAATACCTGGCTAACACCTACACGGTAGCAAATACAAACGGCGATCCACTGGCTTCTTGGGTCACGACCGTGACCTTGTATCCCGATTTTGCCCTGCAGAACCATGGGTTTTATCATCCGACTTATGAGATGGTGGCGGGAATGTCGATGGGTGATTCATTGCTCATGGCGCGCCAGGCGAACTCTGCCATCGCGGCGCAATTGCAGCCGTTTGCCGAGCACAATGTCATCAACGTATGGAATCAACTCACCAATATGGTGATGGATTCCGGTGAGTTTGCCTACCCCGCCGGGCTGGATTGGGCTTTACATGATTACGAGCAAAATTCGTATGTGGCGTGGCTGGCGGCGCACTTCAACGATCCGATGGCGCGTTGGGCTGATGGGAAGCTGGCGCAATTGGTGAGGTATCGCCAACAGGTGAATGGTGACGGGCGGTTTGTTGGAGAAAGCGAGCCGAATGGTTTTTATCGGGAGGCGGTTGAAGCCAAGCGGACGGCGATTGCCTATCTGCACTGGGCAAATGCGGATTTCTTAGATGGAAGCAGCGTAGCTCCAGGATCGGATGTTTCCTTCTTTTCCGATGTTCAAGTCATTACCCATCGAAGCTCGTTTAGTTTCTTTTCACTCAGCTATGGATCGCGGATCATGGGGATGATTGAGGTGCCGGCGACTCCCGGGCCGACAAATACGTTTGTGGCATCTCCGAAGTTGCCGGGGATGATTGGACTGGGAGCCTTGGGAAATCCAACCGCAGCCACGCTGATAAGTTTTGTAACCAACGCGAACGGTTTCGATGCGGAGCTGCGGTTGCAAAATGGGACGCAAGGGACCACGGAGGTTTATGTCAAAAGCACGGGTGAGACGGTGGCAATAGTGGAGGTGCCATATCCGGCCGGCGGGGTGGCGCCCGGAGCAGTGGGCAGTTTTACCGTGGGCATGGAGAACGATCCGCTTTGTGGTGGCTCACGGCTGGTGGAGTGGGGAAGTGGTTCAACGAATATCTTGAATCGCTCCGGAACGGCAAGCAACATCAGCAACAATTGGGTGTGCGTTTCGGGACGCTATGGAATGGCAGCAGGACCGGATGGATATTTTTCTTATAAGACCGCGACTGGATACAATCGATTGGGAGCGGCAGAGGATGCTTTGCAATTCGTGCCGCAGAACACCCTGGGTGCACGCTATGCGGTATGGTTTCCGGGCAAGACGGCAGTCCAGACGATGAGCGGGGCAACGAATATTTCATGGAGCCTTACCAGTTCCAACGCGGTGCTGACCTTTCCAGGATTGGGCGGGGCGATGGAACAGATTACGGTAGCGGTGCCCAACATCGTGCCTTACCCTGCGTACAACGCTCCAGTCTCGAACATAACCGCTTCATCGTCTCAGTCAGGCTATCCACCAACGCGTGCCATTGATGGAGATGCGAACACCTTTTGGGTTTCCTCGGGAACGACTCAAGGACAAGGGCCAACAGCCGCTCACCCGGAATGGCTTAAGTTCGATTTCAGTCGCTCGGTTAATATTTCCAGAGTAAGCATCACTCCCCGGGTGAATTATGGACCGAAAGCCGTTCAAGTATTCATCGGGACTAATTTGGCTTTCTCAACAACCATGAGCAACGCGTCGTTGACGGTGCCACTCAACCCGCCGATGCAAGGTACCAATGCACAACTCCTGATCACCTCCTCCTACGATCCATCGTATCCTGGCAACTCGCGCAACGTGCAAGTGGTGGAAGTCGCCTTCCTGGAGCGGGCTCAGCCGGGAACTTTTGCTGACTGGTCGATTCAACATTTTACGGATGCGCAGCTGGCAAATGCAGCCATCGGCGGCGCTTTGGGTGATGCTGATGGCGACGGTGTGCCCAACCTGCTTGAGTTTATTACCGGGAATGATCCGTGGAGCCCGGATGCTTCACTGGCGGCAATTCAACCTGTTGGGACCGGCGCGGGAAATTATCGCTTTCGTTTCCGGGAACGGCCCAGCCTGGGTGGAATTACACGGCAGTTTCAAAGTTCAGCCGACCTGAGTTCGTGGGGGACAGCGACCCCTGTGAGTGTGAGTGTCGTGGCGAATTTTGGCAATGTACGGGTGTTTGAAGCCAGTTTTCCCGTTACGAATTCGATGCAATACTTTCGGGTGAACTACACACAGTAG
- a CDS encoding AraC family transcriptional regulator, which yields MSKRREVALLIETSNAYARGVLQGVVRYIRENSRWSFYLPEQGRGDIPPGWLANWQGDGIIARIENQEIARSVAASGLPAVDVSAARMLPSLPWVETDDRDIARLAAEHLLDRGFKHFGFCGDARFNWSNWRAEHFEKAIHQAGRECQHYRSTISPVAPLENQVAEIAQWLVKLPKPVAIMACYDIRGQQVLDACRNASLAVPDEVAVIGVDDDTLLCDLSSPPLSSVIPNTQRTGYEAAALLDQMMSGRKVPPTAHLITPLGVATRQSTDVLAIEDRHIARAVRFIREHAHEQINIEAVLKVVPLSRRVFEGLFKKILGHTPHEEIIRVRMNRVKELLTETELNLATIAERTGFEHVEYLSTAFKKKAGLSPNQYRAKNRKFPHH from the coding sequence ATGAGCAAACGCAGGGAAGTCGCGCTATTAATCGAAACTTCGAATGCTTACGCACGAGGGGTGCTCCAAGGTGTTGTCCGGTATATTCGCGAAAATTCCCGCTGGTCATTTTATCTTCCCGAACAAGGTCGAGGGGATATTCCACCGGGTTGGCTGGCAAATTGGCAGGGGGATGGAATTATTGCCCGCATCGAAAACCAGGAAATTGCGCGCTCTGTCGCAGCCTCCGGTCTACCCGCCGTGGATGTGAGTGCGGCACGGATGCTGCCGTCCCTGCCCTGGGTCGAAACGGATGACCGGGATATTGCCCGACTGGCGGCCGAGCATCTGCTCGATCGCGGCTTCAAACATTTCGGCTTTTGTGGCGATGCCCGTTTCAACTGGTCCAACTGGCGTGCGGAACACTTTGAAAAGGCCATTCATCAGGCGGGCCGCGAATGCCAACACTATCGCTCAACCATTTCGCCGGTGGCACCATTGGAAAACCAGGTTGCTGAAATTGCCCAATGGCTGGTCAAATTGCCGAAACCGGTGGCAATCATGGCGTGTTACGACATTCGGGGCCAGCAGGTGCTGGATGCCTGTCGCAATGCCAGCCTGGCAGTGCCGGATGAGGTGGCAGTAATTGGAGTGGATGATGACACGCTGCTCTGCGATCTTTCGTCTCCGCCGCTCTCCAGCGTCATCCCCAACACCCAGCGCACCGGCTACGAAGCGGCGGCGCTGTTGGATCAGATGATGTCAGGCCGGAAGGTGCCGCCGACAGCGCATTTGATCACTCCGCTCGGGGTGGCCACCCGTCAGTCCACGGATGTGCTGGCCATCGAGGACCGGCATATTGCCAGGGCGGTACGCTTCATCCGGGAACATGCCCACGAACAAATTAACATCGAGGCGGTTTTGAAGGTTGTGCCGCTATCGCGCCGCGTATTCGAAGGCCTCTTCAAAAAGATTTTGGGACACACGCCGCATGAGGAAATCATCCGGGTGCGCATGAACCGGGTCAAAGAGTTGCTGACGGAAACGGAATTGAATCTGGCCACGATCGCGGAACGGACAGGGTTTGAGCATGTGGAGTATCTCAGCACTGCCTTCAAAAAGAAAGCTGGTCTTTCCCCCAATCAATATCGGGCAAAAAACCGGAAATTCCCGCACCACTGA
- a CDS encoding type II secretion system protein produces the protein MKYWLLNRLPSSPKENASSPSSRRGRQGFTLIELLVVIAIIAILAGLLLPALAKAKSKAYRISCLNNLRQVSIFMQLYTDDNHEVFPAHRNQNQPDDHTTALTNWWGTAIIGYANTQSNLFHCPALKGKIVTYGQTWQWNFDCDNVGYGYNGFFLGHHPYTAGSITVAGIVFTFDTEFKRTAVVHPSDSLLIGDKNPVPGDLWASSLWWPNACMDPDPSKSNGAHEGIDPVRHLGTGVVVFNDGHSEARKDQFINPPSDPGSFNNTTSLINSRFWDPMQRSPK, from the coding sequence ATGAAATATTGGCTTTTGAATCGTCTGCCATCGAGTCCAAAGGAGAACGCTTCTTCACCGTCGTCCAGACGCGGACGACAGGGATTTACCTTGATCGAACTGCTGGTCGTCATCGCCATCATCGCCATCCTGGCAGGCCTGCTCCTGCCCGCCCTCGCCAAAGCAAAATCGAAGGCCTACCGGATTTCCTGCCTGAACAATCTCCGCCAGGTTTCGATCTTCATGCAGCTCTATACGGACGACAACCATGAAGTCTTTCCGGCGCATCGTAATCAAAACCAACCGGACGACCATACGACCGCACTCACCAACTGGTGGGGCACCGCCATTATTGGCTACGCCAATACCCAATCCAACCTCTTTCATTGTCCCGCCTTAAAAGGCAAAATAGTGACTTATGGCCAAACCTGGCAGTGGAATTTCGACTGTGACAACGTCGGTTATGGTTACAACGGCTTCTTCCTGGGACATCATCCCTATACTGCAGGCAGCATCACCGTGGCGGGAATCGTTTTTACTTTCGATACGGAATTTAAACGAACTGCCGTAGTCCACCCGAGTGATAGTTTATTAATTGGCGATAAAAATCCAGTGCCGGGCGATCTCTGGGCCTCCAGCCTTTGGTGGCCGAACGCCTGCATGGACCCAGACCCGTCCAAGAGCAACGGCGCCCATGAAGGAATAGACCCCGTGCGCCATTTGGGGACAGGTGTCGTGGTTTTCAATGACGGTCACTCCGAAGCCCGCAAGGATCAATTTATCAATCCACCGTCGGACCCGGGCAGTTTTAATAATACAACCAGCCTGATCAACTCCCGGTTCTGGGATCCCATGCAACGATCGCCCAAATAA